The nucleotide sequence GCCACATCGTAATGACATCAAAAGAATGATTTTCTAAATCGGTTGTGGCGTTTACAAATTCAATTCCTTTTTTGATTGCAATTCCTTTTGCCCTATCGCTAGGTTCAATTCCGATTGTTTTCCAACCGTTGTCTTTGGCCACATTTAAAAAATCTCCTGTTCCTGCTCCAATATCTAAAATACGACCTTGAGACTTTTGCATCGAATTAATTAAATTCAATTTATTCTTCAGTGCAATCCCTTTTACAAAATGATAGGCTTTTTCAAATAACGAACGTTTGTTATCGGTATGCGAAATATAATCTTCACTTTCGTAATATTTACCTAAAACATCCAAACTCGGTTGCGGATGTGTAATCAACATATCCAAAACTTCATCATGATAAAGTTCAAAAACTTCTTGAGAAACCGAATGGTCTTTTACAGTAAGAAAATGTTTTTTGTTTAAAATATTCATTTTATAGTGGTCAATAATCAGTTAGTTAGTAATCATTTTATCAGTATTACCAAGGGGTTAGTAAATAAAAACCTAAAGAGTTTCACGTGGAACAATGTTGTAAAAAAGTGTTCTGTGTTCAGTTATTTAGTAATCAGAACAGCGGTAACTGACTACTAAATAACTAAACACTGAACACTAACTACCTTCCCATATACACTAACAACACCGAAATATCGCTTGGAGACACTCCACTAATACGCGATGCTTGCGAAATAGTTACAGGACGAATCTTTGATAATTTTTGTTTGGCTTCAATTGACATCGATTTGATTTTATGGTAATCAAAATCTTCAGGAATTTTTACATCTTCTAGTCTGGTTAACTTATCAGCGTTGTTTCTTTCCTTTTCGATATAACCTGAATATTTTACTTGAATTTCGGCTTGTTCTAAAATTTCTTGATCGACATCGTTCTCTTCAATATAGGTTTTTACTTTTTCAAATCGCATCATATCCTCTAAATCGATTTGTGGTCGAGAAAATATTTTAAACATTTTGTCACCTTGCGAAATAGCAGCTGTTCCTTTTGATTCCAAAATAGGATTAGTTTCTCCAATCGTTACACTCGTTTCTTTGAAGAAATTGACCATTTTTTCAGATTGATTAAACTTATGTTCCATTCGACGCATACGTTTATCCGAAGCTAAACCGATAGCATTTGACATTGGAGTCAATCGATAATCGGCATTATCTTGACGCAATAAGGTTCTATATTCAGCACGAGAAGTAAACATTCGATATGGCTCTTCAGTTCCTTTAGTAATCAAATCATCAATCAAAACACCAATATATGCTTCGTCGCGTTTCAAAATAAACGGATCTTTTTCGTGTACTTTTAAGTGCGCATTGATACCCGCCATCAAACCTTGAGAGGCCGCTTCTTCATATCCAGTAGTTCCATTTATCTGACCAGCGAAATATAATCCTTCCACTAATTTAGTTTCCAAAGTATGTTTTAATTGTGTTGGCGGAAAATAATCATACTCGATTGCATATCCAGGACGGAAGAATTTCACCTTTTCAAATCCGGCAACAGAACGCAAAGCTTTAAACTGAATATCTTCAGGCAACGAAGTTGAAAATCCATTCACGTATACCTCACAAGTATTCCAACCTTCAGGCTCGACAAATAATTGGTGGCGTTCTTTATCAGCAAAGCGATTGATTTTATCTTCGATAGAAGGACAATATCTTGGACCGATACTTTTGATACGACCATTAAACATTGGTGAACGATCAAAACCTTCTCTCAAAATATCATGCACATCCAAAGAAGTGTAGGTCATATGACAAGAACGTTGGTGAATCAACGGTTTTGTTTCATCAGAATAAGAGAACTTATCAGGACGTTCATCTCCTTTTTCTTCATTCATTTTGGAGTAATCCAACGAACGACCATCTACCCTTGGAGGCGTTCCTGTTTTCATTCGGCCTGCTTCAAAACCTTCATTAACCAAATCTTCAGTTACTCCATAAGCAGCACTTTCTCCAGCTCTACCTCCTCCAAATTGTTTGTCTCCAATATGAATCAAACCGTTCAAAAAAGTTCCGTTTGTCAAGACCACCGACTTAGACCTAATCTCTACTCCTAAGGAAGTTTTGATTCCTTTTATCTTGCCGTTTTCGATTATCAAACCTTTAACCATCTCTTGATAAAAATCAAGATTTGGCGTTCCTTCTAACATCATTCTCCACTCTTCAGCAAAACGCATACGGTCAGACTGAACTCTTGGAGACCACATTGCAGGACCTTTTGACTTGTTCAACATCTTGAATTGAATCGCAGTTTTATCTGAAACAATTCCAGAGTATCCACCAAGGGCATCAATCTCACGCACTATTTGTCCTTTGGCAATTCCGCCCATAGCAGGATTGCAAGACATCTGTGCAATGTTCTGCAAACTCATTGTAACCAACAAAGTTTTCGAACCCAAATTAGCCGCTGCTGCTGCAGCTTCTGAACCTGCATGTCCTGCACCTACCACAATTACATCGTACTCTTCTAAAAACATTTTTTATATTTTGTTTTAGAATTAACTTTTAGATTGCCCAAAAATCAATTCTATTTATATTGTTCCACGTGAAACATATTCAATTTAGGAATTCTTATTTAGGAATTAGGATTGTTTAAAAACGAATTAACTAACAATGTTCCACGTGAAACAATTTGTAATATTTTATAAATCCTTAATCAAAAATCAACAATCCTTAATCTAATGTTTCACGTGGAACATCTTCATTTTCTCTTCCTCTTTAGAGCGCATTAAAGCCTCGTCATCTTCTGTTTTATCTTTATAACCACAGTAATGTAATACACCGTGGACCAAAACTCTTTTTAATTCTTCCTCGAACGAAACATTAAAATCCTTAGCATTATCTTCCACTCGTTCTACGGAAACGAAAATATCACCATGCAATTCATTACCCATTGAATAATCAAAGCTGATAATATCCGTTAAGGTATCATGATTCAGATATTCTAAATTAATCTTGTGAAGGTAATCATCATCACAAAAGATATAATTTATCTCCCCTTCTTTCTTGTTCTCGGACTCAATTACTGAAGACAACCAAGAGGCATAAACTTCTTCGTTTTCTAAACTGAATTCATTTTCGTAATTAAAACTAATCATTTCTTATTAAAATATTCTTGAACTTTTTGTTCAAAATTAGAGCGCAAAGGTAATGATTGTCTATTTAAAATTTCAATGCTATTTAAATAATCTAACAAAGGCTTAGGCAAGGCATTAGAACGGTTTTGAAAATCCTTTTTATTGGATTCTGATTCACGTTTGTTATCTTGGTTTTGTTGTTGAATAGCTGTTTCTAATTTTAATAAATCTTGCTGCACATTCAACATCCGTTGTAACACTTCATTATTAAACCCCTTGTTTAATAATTGCTTTTCTATCTGTTTCATTTGTTCTAAAGCATTGTGACCACTACCTCCAAGACCCTGCTTTTTTAATTCATTTTCTAATGATTCCCTCAATTGCATTTGCTCTTTATAGATCTCCATAATCGCTTTAGCATCCCCTTCACCATCTTCACCATCATTTCCTTCTTGAGAACCGCCTTTTCCTGATTTACCTTCAGAACCTTTTTTACCCTCTTTACCATTCCCATCTTTCTCACCTGCCTTCATCCCATCCTTCATCTTATCACCAAGACCTTTTTGTTTCTTGATAATATCTGGCAGTTGCATTCCATCTCCATCACCTTGTCCTGGTTTAGGCTTACCTCCTGAAGAACCAGATAAAGACATTTGCATATTAGAAAGAATCTCACTTAGAAAATCACCTAAAACATTAGTTGATGCAATAGCATATTGCTGATGAGATAATCCTTTTGCAACATTAGAATCAGTAAAACTATCTAAAGATTTATCGATATTGTATTGAATATTTCCAATTTCCTTAGTAATATTTTCTCCCAATTTGGGGTTACGTAAGGACATTGCAAACAAACTATCATCAACATGTTTAAATTGCAATTTTAAGTTTTGTTGTAGCTTTATGTTTTTGTTAAATGAAGGTGCTCCCGATTTAAGACTTCTAAATTGCAACATCAAATCTTCTTCCGATTTAGAAAAGGCTAAAAGATTGTCTAATATTTGACGTAACATTTTTACATCTTCTTCTAATTGTTCCTGCTCCCCACCTGCTAAACTTTGCCCCATTTTCTTTGACATGGACTTCATCTTTTGAGCAGCCGATTTCTGTTTTGGTTTTGCTTTAGAAGCATTATCTTTTTTTAATTCATCTGATGCTTTTTGCAAATCATCTTTAATACTTTTTTCAGCTGCATCGTCATTAGGTAAATCTAAAGGCTTTTTTAATTCCTTGTTTTCTTTATCTAGTTTATCTAAATCCTCGTGAATTTTATCAAAAGCTTCATTAATGTCTTTTTGTTTTTCTGCAGAATTTTCCCTTTCATTATCAGATAATTTGTTTTGCTTGTCGGCTAGCTTGTCTAACTTATCGGCAATTTGTTCAGCCTTTTTTTCAACATAATACTTTTTAGTTAGTTCTACTAATTGTTCTAAACTCTTGGTTTGGTTTTTACTATTTTGTTTGAACTTATCGAGCTTTTCTAATAAATCTTCTTTCTTAATTTTATCATTTAACGCTTTAAGTTCGTCCAACAGTTTTTGATTTTTTTCTAAATCTTTATTAGCATTCTCCAAACGTTTTTTCAATTCTTCTTTGAATTCATCATTCGATTTTGATTTAAACTCTTCTAGATTCTCTTTCATTTTCTCCGTAAATTGTTTCATCATTTCGTCCTGTTTCTTTTGACGATTGATAAAATCGATTACGTTTTGTTGTTCTTTAAATTCGAAATTAGTTTTCTCTTTACCTAGTTTTTGTAATTTATCAATATCCGAAAATTGCTTCTTTTGATCTTTTAGTGATTTCTGTAATCCATTAATATTATCAGATTGTTGTTCTAAAATGGAATCAGCCTTCTCCATTTCAGTTGCAATGCGATTGGAGAAAACGGAAGACTTCGAAGATTTATATCCATGTAAAACATCATTATCAAAAACTTCAAAATAATAATCATAATTTACTCCTTGCTGAACAGGAAGATTGCCAGGAAATGAAAAAATAAATTGGTCCACAATTTTACTTTTCAACGGAATTGTTCCACGTTTAGCATTTGCTGGTTTGTCATGCTCGTAATAAACGATTTGTAATTTGTGTAAACCATTGTCATCAGCAATTTGACCCAAAACATAATTCTTTTGAATCTTTAAACTATCAGGAGCAAAGGAAACATTGATGCTAGGATGCTGATCTTTGACAACATTGAGTTGGTATTGTAATTTTTCGAAATTCTTAATGCTAGAATTCGAAGTAATAATTTGATATTCTGTATTTTGAGTTACTATTTTGGATAAAGTGAAGCTGTTTTCATTCGAATTGAAAGAAACACGATTGTTATCAATCTCCAATTCCACTTTTTGAGTGGCTTGTGTAGTTAGTTTCCAACTTATTTTTGTTCCTTCTGGAACGATAGCATTTCCTGTTCCTTGAATGATTTCAGATTTTTTATTTAAGTACGAAGGATATGTTAATTGCATCAAAAAATTAGAAATGGAAGGAACTGCAACCACTTTTAATTCATAATCCATAGAACGAACACCATTTGCCTCCACGTGAAACAATACATCTTCATTAGGTTTTGGGATTGTAAATTGAAATTCGCCATCCTTAATGTTCTCTAAAAAATAACTTTCATTTCCAATATGGATCGTAGCGTTTTCCGGAACGAGCTTCCCAATGGTTTTTATTTGCAATACAAAATCCTGCTGCTCCTGAGTTTGTAATTTAGAATTAAGAACCACAAATTCAAAAGGTGCTGGTGGAACAAAAGCTTGATTATAATGGACTACTCTATTCAAACTTTGAGAAATGATTTGGTTATTTCCTGACAGATACAAAAAAGAAAATAGCAAAACAGGAATAAGCGCTAGTGGTAAATATTTTTTATTCTCAGAAAAATCAATGGCTTTGCCAAAAGAAATGGGTTGTAATGCATTTGCTTTTTGTTCGATTGAAGCCAGAAGCAATTCGGATTTTGAATTGTCATTGGACAATTGCAGAAAGTTTGTTAATTGGTCACTTACTTCAGAAAAATGATTTCCAATGATAATTGATGCTTGTTTGTAATCAATTCCTTTTTGAAGTTTTAACAATTTAGAAATGGGGAAAAGTATAAATCTAAAAAATAGAAATACCTCTACTCCAACGAAAGTCCAAAAAAGAATCGTTCTTGCCAAAGGTTGTAACCAAAGAAAATATTCTACAAAAAGCGTGAATAATAAATAGATCAACCCCAAACCAATGAAGATAACGCTACCACGAATGAGTTCATTAGTGTAGTATTTCTTGATAAAAGCTTCTAACTTTTGATAAATAACATTTGAATATTCCAAAATTGTAATGTTAACATTATAATAACCAATAAAAGTACTATTTTATATCGATAACTAACAAGTAGTTAACATATTGATTTTTGAATGTTCATAAACCACCGCCAATTTGAATTTTGACCAACGCTCCTACAGCGCCGTATTTAGAAAAAAATAACACTGATGTGCGTATGCGTGAGGGATTGAACTAAGCTACCGAAGTAGCAGTGAAAGCCCGACAGCAGTAAACAAAGGGGCTTTATACGCACAAAGAAAAATAAGCCCCTTTCTTTACTGCTGGCACGCCCAAATAAAAAAAGCCATTATAAATTGTATCTTTGCACCAAAATTTACAAAAAATGTCAAAGCAAGTTAGAGTGCGTTTTGCACCAAGCCCAACGGGACCCTTACATATTGGCGGTGTGCGTACCGCTTTATTCAATTATTTATTTGCCAAAAAACATGGTGGAACGTTCTTTTTGAGAATTGAAGACACCGATCAAAACCGATTTGTTCCTGGTGCTGAGAGTTACATCATGGAAGCCCTAGAATGGTTAGGAATTGCTCCGGATGAAACGGTGGGGAAAAATGAAAAATTTGGTCCTTATCGTCAGAGCGAACGTAAAGAATTGTACCAACAATATGCTGACCAATTGATTGATTCAGGTTGGGCATACTATGCATTTGATACTGCCGAAGCATTGGATGCTCACAGAAAAGAGCACGAAGAAAAAGGAAAAACGTTTATATACAACCACCACAACAGAGAAAAACTGGATACTTCATTAGCTATTTCTGCAGAAGAAACAGCTAAGAGAATTGCTGCTGGTGAAGCCTATGTGATTCGTTTTAAAACGCCAGTGGATGAAATTTTGCATTTGAAAGATATCATTCGTGGTCATGTGAAATTTGACACGAACTTACTTGATGACAAAGTTTTGTTTAAAAGTGATGGCATGCCAACTTATCATTTGGCAAATATTGTTGATGATCATTTGATGGAAACAACACACGTAATTCGTGGTGAAGAATGGTTACCATCAATGCCATTGCACGTTTTATTATACCATGCATTTGGTTGGCCTGCTCCTGAATTTGCGCATTTACCTTTGATTTTGAAACCTGTTGGAAACGGAAAGTTATCCAAACGTGATGGTGATAAATTAGGTTTTCCAGTTTTCCCATTAGAATGGAAAACAGAAGAAGGCATATCATCTGGATATAGAGAGAAAGGATTTTTCCCGGAGGCTGTTGTTAACTTCTTAGCTTTATTAGGTTGGAATGACGGAACCGACAAAGAATTATTTTCATTAGAAGAATTGGTAGAAGCATTTGATTTAGACAGAGTGCATAAATCTGGAGCCAAATTTGATCCTGAAAAGAACAAATGGTTCAATCACCAATACTTAATTAAAGCGGATGACGCTGTTTTAGCGGCAGAATATGCTAAAATTTTGAATGAAAAGAATATTTCGGTATCAGAAGCTGTTTTAACTAAAATTGTATCGCTAATCAAAGAAAGAGCGCATTTTGTGTCGGAATTTTGGGAAATGAGTGATTTCTTTTTGGTAGCTCCAACGGAATATGATGCGAAAGCATCTAAAAACTGGAAAGAGGAAACACCAGGATTCATGCAAAATTTAATTACAGTTCTTGAAGGTATTGAAGATTTTACTTCAGTAAACATTGAAACGATTGTTAAAGAATGGATGACTAAAAACGAGATTGGAATGGGGAAAGTAATGCAACCTTTCCGTTTGAGTTTGGTTGGCGCTTTAAAAGGCCCTCACCTATTTGATATCGTTGAAGTAATTGGAAAAGAAGAAACGATTGCTAGGATTAATAAAGCGATTGCTAGTTTGTAAAAACAAAACATTAAAATAGGTTACCTATTAAAACCATTAAGTAATTAAGAAAAGTTAAGGCTTAACTTTTCTTAATTACTTAATGGTTTATTTTTTTAGTGTTGTGAAATTAAAAATTGTCGACTATAAATAAATAATCATATTTCCATTAATTATACTTGCATTTCCTCTCAAATTGTTGCCTTGATTATTAGAATTTAAATTCCCTAATAAATTAGTTACCCCATATTGATAGGAAACATTAAAACGAAGGTGCTTCCCTCCTGCTGTAATTCCAACAGTTGGAAATAAATTAAACTTAGAAACGTCAATAATATCAATCGCTCTTAAAGTTGTACCATTGATCGTATTATTTTCTTTATCAGCATCTAATTTAAGTTTTCCATTTAATTGAACAATAGGACCAAATTCGAAACTTAAATGATTTTCTAAAATTACATAACTCAATTGCAAA is from Flavobacterium sp. NG2 and encodes:
- a CDS encoding class I SAM-dependent methyltransferase, translating into MNILNKKHFLTVKDHSVSQEVFELYHDEVLDMLITHPQPSLDVLGKYYESEDYISHTDNKRSLFEKAYHFVKGIALKNKLNLINSMQKSQGRILDIGAGTGDFLNVAKDNGWKTIGIEPSDRAKGIAIKKGIEFVNATTDLENHSFDVITMWHVLEHVPDLDFQIKELKRLLKPSGTLIVAVPNYKSFDAKHYGAFWAAYDVPIHFWHFSKKSIQSLFQKEGMDLEKILPMKFDSFYVSLLSEKYKTGKMNFVKAFFIGLQSNLKAKHNLEYSSHIYVLKNS
- the mnmG gene encoding tRNA uridine-5-carboxymethylaminomethyl(34) synthesis enzyme MnmG; the protein is MFLEEYDVIVVGAGHAGSEAAAAAANLGSKTLLVTMSLQNIAQMSCNPAMGGIAKGQIVREIDALGGYSGIVSDKTAIQFKMLNKSKGPAMWSPRVQSDRMRFAEEWRMMLEGTPNLDFYQEMVKGLIIENGKIKGIKTSLGVEIRSKSVVLTNGTFLNGLIHIGDKQFGGGRAGESAAYGVTEDLVNEGFEAGRMKTGTPPRVDGRSLDYSKMNEEKGDERPDKFSYSDETKPLIHQRSCHMTYTSLDVHDILREGFDRSPMFNGRIKSIGPRYCPSIEDKINRFADKERHQLFVEPEGWNTCEVYVNGFSTSLPEDIQFKALRSVAGFEKVKFFRPGYAIEYDYFPPTQLKHTLETKLVEGLYFAGQINGTTGYEEAASQGLMAGINAHLKVHEKDPFILKRDEAYIGVLIDDLITKGTEEPYRMFTSRAEYRTLLRQDNADYRLTPMSNAIGLASDKRMRRMEHKFNQSEKMVNFFKETSVTIGETNPILESKGTAAISQGDKMFKIFSRPQIDLEDMMRFEKVKTYIEENDVDQEILEQAEIQVKYSGYIEKERNNADKLTRLEDVKIPEDFDYHKIKSMSIEAKQKLSKIRPVTISQASRISGVSPSDISVLLVYMGR
- the ybeY gene encoding rRNA maturation RNase YbeY, translated to MISFNYENEFSLENEEVYASWLSSVIESENKKEGEINYIFCDDDYLHKINLEYLNHDTLTDIISFDYSMGNELHGDIFVSVERVEDNAKDFNVSFEEELKRVLVHGVLHYCGYKDKTEDDEALMRSKEEEKMKMFHVKH
- the gltX gene encoding glutamate--tRNA ligase, whose protein sequence is MSKQVRVRFAPSPTGPLHIGGVRTALFNYLFAKKHGGTFFLRIEDTDQNRFVPGAESYIMEALEWLGIAPDETVGKNEKFGPYRQSERKELYQQYADQLIDSGWAYYAFDTAEALDAHRKEHEEKGKTFIYNHHNREKLDTSLAISAEETAKRIAAGEAYVIRFKTPVDEILHLKDIIRGHVKFDTNLLDDKVLFKSDGMPTYHLANIVDDHLMETTHVIRGEEWLPSMPLHVLLYHAFGWPAPEFAHLPLILKPVGNGKLSKRDGDKLGFPVFPLEWKTEEGISSGYREKGFFPEAVVNFLALLGWNDGTDKELFSLEELVEAFDLDRVHKSGAKFDPEKNKWFNHQYLIKADDAVLAAEYAKILNEKNISVSEAVLTKIVSLIKERAHFVSEFWEMSDFFLVAPTEYDAKASKNWKEETPGFMQNLITVLEGIEDFTSVNIETIVKEWMTKNEIGMGKVMQPFRLSLVGALKGPHLFDIVEVIGKEETIARINKAIASL
- a CDS encoding PorT family protein gives rise to the protein MKNRLLIAFLFLSTIYTHAQYGYRDSNRIGITIGVNQMTLNTDNFQTKAETGWNGGLSMRGNFYNSWDMIYAMQFSENNFSVATKYNGIIDEDVKYKLPSAQISLQLSYVILENHLSFEFGPIVQLNGKLKLDADKENNTINGTTLRAIDIIDVSKFNLFPTVGITAGGKHLRFNVSYQYGVTNLLGNLNSNNQGNNLRGNASIINGNMIIYL